The genomic stretch TACTTTAAAGGCTTTTACAATGAATAGTATGATCAATGAAACTAAAAAGTTTGTCTTGAAATCATTAGGATAAGATAATATTTAAGTAAAATATTTTAGTTCGTATGATAAACAACTGAAGAGGTGAGAAGCATGGAGATTCATATTCGAAATGCTAAAACTAAAGATTACGATTCTTTATTATCTTTATTTAGACAAGTTCATGATTTGCATGTTTTGGAGAGACCTGACCTATACAAAGAGAACTCGACTCTAGTAGGGGAAGAGGATTTTCATCATCAACTGAAAGATGAGCAACAACATATTTATGTGGCCATTTTAGGAGCGGAAATAGTAGGAGTGGCGGTATTAAAGGAAGAAGAAGTACATGAAAATTCATTTGTTAATGCGAGGAAGATTTTACTTGTAAATAGTTTATGTGTTGATGATGCGAAAAGGAAAATGGGAATCGGTAGGAAGCTTATGCAATTTGTAGTTGATTTCGCTAAGGAATTGAATGTGGATAGTATTGAGTTAGGAGTTTCTGAGAGTAATCAAAATGCAATCCGTTTTTATGAGTCAATTGGAATGGCGACGAAAAATAGGAAAATGGAGTTTCGATTAAGTTAAATAAAAAGAGATGCAAATTATAACGGCATCTCTTTTTTTTATCTTATTGTTGCTGAATATGTGGTTGCTCTTTTAAATGATCCGTCAATTGATTAATAACAAATGAAAATTCATCATATGATACACATTCTAATGGGAATTCTAGTGCTACTTTATTTTGTTTGTTGTAAATGACTACAACTTTTGAACGACGGTCTAGAAATCTTGCTTTCATGTCAGCGTTTTGAATTGCTATTTTTTTTATGTCTTCTAGTGAAATTTGAGAATAAGTATTTTTCTTAGTATAGCGTACAACATCACCAATGATTTCGATTTTATTTTTTAATTGTTTGATTTTATAAATATGATATGAAACGATTAAAACTGCGAAAATACTTACTAAAGTGAGATAGACCGGGTCCATTGTTGAAAATGCTCGATAACCTCTAATTGCTAGTATAGCGTACAAAACATAGATCCATATTCCTGTTTTTGGTTTCCCTTCATAGTAAACAATGGATGCATCTGCTTCTTTTTCAGAATCTCTTCTGTTCATAAATTGTTGTACATGCTCTTCAATTGATTTCTCATCAAACTGCCCATCTTCTAAATAAGTACCATCCCACATATGAATAGTGTCATCATCTTCCTCTAAAGCATAAGCACCTACCCAAGCTGGAATGACTTGATCATCATATGAAACGGAAGCTAAATAATAACGTACAGGTTGATCATATGTGTTTTCAATATCAAGCTCTTTGATAAAATCGATTTGTTCAGGTATGAAATCATGTTCTTGCACGATATGTAGGAATAAATGACTTTTAGCGAAATATTCTTGTTTTTTCTCTTTAATAGGGAATAGATGTTCTTTTCGAATTCTAAGTAATTCCCAATAGAAATATTCAGTCGACTCTATGTTTGTAGCGCAATCCATCATAAGTTCTTCAGTTACGTCAATGTCTCTTTGTAGAGCGGCAATGATCGCACTTGTTCGAATAAACGGGTCTGGAAAAGACATCGCTTCTTTTATAACAGGAGTCATCTCATCATTAAAGTAATACTCCATTAAAGAAAGATAGATTGACAGGATCGAACGAATTTGTAAGTAAGTTTCTTTCCAAGAGCCATATACAAACTTTATATTATAATCATTTTGATATGCTACAAATTCTTCTTTTAGCTTCTGATAATCTTCTAATAATAATGGTGCAATGTATTTTACTTTGAAACGGTCTAAATAACCTTTATCTAAACAGAATGACAGCAGACGGTAAAAAGTAGTTTTATATTCCACTACTTCAAATAATTGAGTATGCTTGTCTAATAGTTTAATAACAATGCCAGGATTGTCGTACAACACATCTAATGGTAAAACAACTTGGTTTTGTTGAATATCTTGTTCGATTAACTCCAAGATTACTACTTCATACTCTTCTCCATCAAAATCGGTTATGTATCGAATGACTTCTTCTTTAGCAGCCTTACTATATTCAGGGTAATATTTGATTAAACACTCAGTTAATTCAGGTAAATGGAAATCAGTGATGAAATTGATCAGATGATAACTTGGTTCATCCCACACTTGAATTGGCTTTGGAAATGGATAAGCAGCCTCTTTTGCTAACCATTCTAGAGTAAATAAATTAAATTGTAAGTTATCTACATCTGATAGTACGATTAAGTCATGAATTGCACCGGAACGAATCGCTGGATCAGTATGTTTTAAACCTTCTACGATGCGTTTCAGCTGTGATTTATAAGTAGACACGATATTCCTCCGATAGCTAGTTTACATTTTATTACAATATTTCTATTTTAGTAGAATTAGTGGGGGATAGCCACTGTTAAATAATAGAAAGACGGTGGATTTTGACATTTTTAAGTTTGGTACAAAAACGTTGATTTTACACAATGATGACAAAAATAAAGAGGCGTCCATTAGTCATATAAACCGACTAAAGAGGACAGCCTCTTCTTTATTTATGCAATCGAACTCCAGAAAGAGTAATTTTTGTGAAGGTTTTAGTAAAACGTTACAAATTTTTTACTTTTAAAAGGAACTTGTGAAGATTAAATCGTTTTTCAAAATTAATATATGAATAATGCATGTTAATAGAATCAAGTTGTTAAATTTTCATGGGGTTTCAATAGAAATAAACGCAGCCGTAGAAAAAATGTGAAATTGTTCACAAAAATGACAATGTGTTTTAGTAAAATTTACCTTTTAAAATGTTAAGATAATTTCGTAAACGTTTACTAAAAATACTAGGAGATGATATTTAAGTTAGAGACATGAATAACAGAAAAATATTATTTATTATTTTATTAATTTTTGTATCAATCTATTTACTAGTTTTATTGACAGGTCAAATTATGTTTTTTAAAAAGAAAAGTAAATCATACCTAACTAATGAATTAATAAGTAAACCAATATCAAACACCTTTCTCCTACTAATGGGTCATATAGTCTTGGAGTAGGGGAAAATACACCACTAAATTTTACCAATATTTATTCAAGTACGGAAAAGGTTATGCATCTACTTGTTAGAAATCTTTTGTAAAGGAGAAATTAATTATGAGTTATTTTCAAAACACAAGATCCATTCTATACGTATTAGGAATGGCTGTATTGCTTTCAACTTTAACTATTTCTTTGCCACATCTTGCAGCTAACTTAGGTATCTCTACTACAGTAGCTGGCAAAGTTATAACCATTATTGATACATTTAGTACTATTACAACGATCATTAGCCTAGTTGCGATTATTGTTGGATATGGAGTTATTTCAACTGCACTTGTTATTACCGCTAAAAAAATTATTTCAAAATACGGAAAAGGTTATGCAACTACTTGGTAAAAGTAGCTAAATAGAGATATGTTAAAAGCTATTTTAAAGTTAAAAATTGAAGAGGTTAAAACTATTTTTAATAGCTTGTTAATAAAATCTGAAATAAATAAATTATTAGTTAAATACATAGGAATAGTTTTACTATTCCTATGTATTGTTCTTATTATTTGTTATCCAGTTGAGCTATTGTATATATTTAATAGATTTAATTTCTTTTTTATATCATTGGATATTAATACACTATTTTTGTTTACATTGGTGACAATGATTAGCGGGAACAAGAATATTATTTCAACCTTGCAGTATGATTTCTATAAGTTTTACGAAGATAGATATTTATTTTTGTTTTTCTATTTAAAAGAGAAAATTATGGTATTTATTTTGGGGATCATTGTCCTAATTTTTGTTTTTTTAAGTTACGTTTTCTCTTACATTTCTTTAACTAGTTTTTTTATCTCACTTGTATCTATATTACTATTTATCACATTAAACATACTTTACCTTGTATATATAAAGAAAAATAATCAAAAGAACTTTATAAAAGTTTTAAAACTCTTTTTATTATTATTTGCATTTGGTATGTTACTGATATCCATTTCTTTTAATTGGTTTGGCTTAGGGCGTATACCTTTATACGCAGTGATAAATATTCCGTTGTTTTATTTATGTGCTAATCTATTTATTTACTCGGAATTAATATATGCAAATGCTAACTACAGACAACTGTTTATGCAATTCAAATATTTAAGAGTTCCTTTTATAAAGATTTATAAGAAAACAATTTTATATAGGAATACTTTCCATTATTTTATTGGTATGAATATTTTAATTATTCTTTTTTTTATAAATAAAGGATTTTATCATATACAAATTTTAACTTTTATTGCAGTAAATGCATTCGCTTTTTATCTTTTATTACTATTTACATATAAAATAACAATGTATGAATCATTTAAAGGACAAAAAAATTATTTCTTTTACTTTTTTTTCATGGAATTGCTTTTTAGTTTTATTGCATTTAACATAATTTACATTGGGTGATTTTTTATTAAAACAATTAATCTATATTTTTTATGTATAATATGCGTATTTATTCTATTTTTAATTTTAGTGGACGTACCATCTAATATAAATTCTGCTACAGTTTATAAGAATACTTCATGTAAACCAGAAAATGTTTATAAAATATTTTCCAACAATTTACTGGCTGTTATCTTTTATATAATACCAATACTAGGAGTTGGAAAAATATTATTAGACATATATATTACAGTGGGATCATTAAAAATCTACTTACTACAATATAATTTTGAAAATACATTATTTTTATTTCTTCCCCATTTTTTCTTTGAATTATATGCTATGACAATATGGGTATATATGTCATGGGTTTTATTCAGAGATATTTTTATAGAAAAAGAGTTAAATTATACTCATTATATTAGATTAATATTTTTTTCTATTGTTCTTTTAATTATATCTGCAACGATTGAAGCTACTGAGGGGTGTTTTTTTTGATTGAATTAAAAAATATTGATTTTTTCTATCAGGAAGAAAACTATATCTTTAAAGATTTTAGTTTAACCCTATTAGATAATAAAAAATACTGGTTACAAGGTAAAAATGGATCAGGAAAAACTACATTATTAAATATAATATTGGGAATAAACAAGGTCAATGAAGGGAATTGCTACTTAAATTACAATAAAAGTAAAACCCTTTTTGTTCCGTCTACCCCTTTTTACGAACCTTATATGCTTTTAGAAGATTTTCTACATTTTTACCTTAATAAGATGTTGAAAATTCCGAAGCAATTCATCAATCTTGATGAATTAATAAAACAACTAGGACTAGAGAGTAACCGACACACTTCTTGCAAGGACTTATCTAAAGGAACTAAGCAAAAAATAATCATTTCAGCTTTATTTACTGACTATCCTTGGGAATATTTGTTCTTGGATGAACCTTTTGAGCATTTAGACATGGCTACATGCGAACTGGTTAAGGACAGAATTTTCAATGTCGAATCTTTTGTGTTTATTATAAATCACAAAGAACATTTATTAAGTGGTATATCTGACATTGAGAGGTTAGTATTATGAATTCAAAACCAATGTTTTTTATGAACTTTTCTCTATTATTCGGGATCATTTTTCTATTATTTATAGAAATTAAGAATTTTTATAATATTCATTGGTCACAATCAAATATCATAATAGCTATATTTGCTATATTTTTTGTCATGCTAATATTAATTCTTTTTATTAATATTTTGTTCAACTTTGTTTTAGACAGATTTACATCATATAATTTAGATTATAAAAAAAATCAAGAAAAAGTTTTAAATACTATTTTCTTAGTTAATGAAATATTATTTTTAATAACATATCTTTTATTACTATTTAATAATCAAATATTCTTTACCTTACAAGATTATAAATATATTACACCTATTATTTTTTCATTATTATTTTCTGTTCTATTAGGATTAAAAATTAAAGACATAATATATTTCAATGTCGGGATAATCTCGGTAAATATTTTTCTTATGATTTCCCAGAAACTTTTCGTATTTATAATCAAATCCTTTTAATTGAATCATTAATATGGTTGTCTAAGATAAAATTCCCTATACATTTAAATAAATTAAGTTTAGGGAATTTTTACACTAGGGATATAAAAATTAATTGATTCATCTTTATATTAATTTTTAATAAGTTTTAATGCTTTAACTGTTGACGGGACAGTTTATGATAGAGGCGTTGATACACCTAACTATGTTTTTAATTTCTTGGATTTCGTTCTTTGGTATCAACAAGAAATTGAAGGTAAGGAATTTGGAATTAAAGCGAGTGAATTTGAATTTAAATATAGAAATTCAATAGAACACTTTTACCCACAAAATCCTAATCAGGATGAAAATCATGCACGACTGGACGAGGAATATCTTAATAACTTTGGCAACCTCTGTATCATGGCACGAAGGAACAATTCTCTCCGTTCAAACCTAATGCCATCAGCAAAAATCAAAGAATTTAGCTCAACGAGTCAGAGTTTGAAATTTGAGCTAATGGAAAAACTCGCTAAAAATAATGATGATTGGAATGGAAGGGAAATCATTCAGCATGGGACTGAGATGAAAAAACTGTTATCAGAATTTATTTCTTAGGTATACGAGTATATATAACTACATTGTGATGGATAGCTTTACAGATGGATAGTTAACCAAAATTCTTTACGATTGACTGGCTTTCAACTATTGTTAGCATTCATTTTCACACATAGCTATTCAAATAAAGAGGCGTCCCTTAGTCAAAAAACCGACCAAAGAGACAGCCTCTTCTTTATCTATGCAATCGATATACCATATGAATGGGCAATTGCCATATTAGAATTTGAAGATTTAGCGATAATAACAGTTGTACCAACATTAATTTGTTCAAATAGCCATTGAATATCACTATTATGCATACGAACACAACCTGAACTTACTGAATTGCCAATCGAACTTTCATTACTGTTTCCGTGAATTCCATAAGCAGCACCAACACTTAATCCCATCCAACGTTTTCCAAGTGGATTTC from Arthrobacter citreus encodes the following:
- a CDS encoding circular bacteriocin, circularin A/uberolysin family, which translates into the protein MSYFQNTRSILYVLGMAVLLSTLTISLPHLAANLGISTTVAGKVITIIDTFSTITTIISLVAIIVGYGVISTALVITAKKIISKYGKGYATTW
- a CDS encoding HNH endonuclease; the protein is MEGKEFGIKASEFEFKYRNSIEHFYPQNPNQDENHARLDEEYLNNFGNLCIMARRNNSLRSNLMPSAKIKEFSSTSQSLKFELMEKLAKNNDDWNGREIIQHGTEMKKLLSEFIS
- a CDS encoding GNAT family N-acetyltransferase codes for the protein MEIHIRNAKTKDYDSLLSLFRQVHDLHVLERPDLYKENSTLVGEEDFHHQLKDEQQHIYVAILGAEIVGVAVLKEEEVHENSFVNARKILLVNSLCVDDAKRKMGIGRKLMQFVVDFAKELNVDSIELGVSESNQNAIRFYESIGMATKNRKMEFRLS
- a CDS encoding ATP-binding cassette domain-containing protein, whose translation is MIELKNIDFFYQEENYIFKDFSLTLLDNKKYWLQGKNGSGKTTLLNIILGINKVNEGNCYLNYNKSKTLFVPSTPFYEPYMLLEDFLHFYLNKMLKIPKQFINLDELIKQLGLESNRHTSCKDLSKGTKQKIIISALFTDYPWEYLFLDEPFEHLDMATCELVKDRIFNVESFVFIINHKEHLLSGISDIERLVL